One Sporosarcina sp. FSL W8-0480 genomic window, GATATTTTTATCTGCCATCGCTTGTTCAGTTTGAAGCTCTGCACCGATATTTTTACCGATGTCAACGTCCGCGATATCGATGGACAAGATCTCGAAAGCTGTTCCGGAATCAAGTCCTTTTGCCAATACTGTTTGAGAGATCAAATCTGGGTTTTCAAGAACTTTCGCGTGATCCACTGAAGAACCGATCGTAGAAACGATACCTTCACCAACACGGGCAACTACGGTTTCTTCACCCGCACCACCAACAAGTCTGTCGATATTTGCACGGACCGTGATTCGTGCTTTTGCCTTTACCTCGATACCGTTCATCGCAACACCTGCAATGAATGGTGTTTCGATTACTTTCGGGTTAACGGACATTTGAACAGCTTCAAGAACGTCACGCCCTGCAAGGTCAATTGCTGCAGCACGCTCAAATGAAAGCTCAATATTTGCACGGTGTGCTGCGATCAATGCATTAACAACACGGTCGACGTTACCACCAGCAAGGTAATGGCTCTCAAGTTGGTTAATAGATACGTTCAAACCTGCTTTATGTGCTTTAATCAATGGATTGACGACCCTACTTGGAATAACGCGACGTAAACGCATACCGATCAATGTGAAAATACTTACTCGTACACCCGCCGCCAACGCTGAAATCCATAGCGTTACTGGAACAAGTGTGAAAAATACTGACAATAAAATGATTGCTCCGACGATAATTAATCCCGGAATGAGCAAACCTCCTGCAACTGCACCCATTATTCATTTTCCCCCTTTTCTTCGGATTCCCTGACTACAATGCGGGATCCTTCAACCTTCACAATAATAACATGTTTACCTTTGTCGATGTAACTTCCTTGTGAAACAACATCGATTCGCTCTCCATCCAGATCAATCGTTCCCGCTGGTCTTAGAGGAGTGATAGTTTTCGCTTTCTTGCCTAACAACTCAGTTCTGTTGACATTCGACACATACCCACTTTCTGTATCCGTCGCATCCATCAGCACCATCTTATTGAGCAAGTGCAATCTTTTCCCAAAAAACTTCATAATGATCACCATCCCAATAACGGCAACAGCAATCGCGACCAAAACCGAATAAGCCATGTACATCGGATTGCCACCCGCCAAAATGATACTAACAACAACTGCAATCGCACCAAGAGTCCCGGCTATTCCGCCCGGGAGGAAAATCTCCAATATGATAAGAATGACACCTATTCCAAAAAGGATTAGAGTCTCATATCCGGCCAAACCAGCAATAAGATGTCCGAAAAAGAAAAGCGCCAAGGAGCTGATCGCCATCGTTCCAGGTACCCCGAAGCCAGGTGAATAAAGTTCCACGACAAGGCCAAGTCCTGCAATCGATAGTAAAATCGGTACAACGATAGGATGGGTGATGAAGCGTGCTATTCCTTCAGCAAAAGATACTTTTGTCGAAATGATTTCAGCATCAGACAATCTAGTCACTTTTAACAGCTCATTGAACGAGGAAACCGTGCCGTCGCTGTATTTAACTTCCGGATCGGCAGCCTCTTTCGCTGTCAGTGTTAAAAATTCACCTTTCCCCGCCCGATACTTCGGCATTTCGAAATCGGCATCAGCCATCGCTAATGCGAATTCAGAATTGCGGCCTTTCGATTCCGCGGCATTTATCATTTCTGCCTTCCACATGCTTTGCGCCTTTTCATTTGCAGCATTCCCATCCGCTGTGATGACTCCTGAAGATCCTATCACACCATTCGGCGACATATAAATTTTATCCGAATACAAGGCAATGAGGGCACCCGCAGAAATGGCTCTGTAATTGATGTATGCGATTATTTCCAAATCGGAGTTATCCATCAATTGCCCAATCTGCCCAGCCGCATCCGTATGGCCTCCAAGTGTATCGATTTCCAAAATGATTGTTTTGGCTCCAGCATCCTCCGCTTCCTTGAAAGAGCGTTTCAAATAAGCATACAATCCTTTTTCAACAGCATCATCGATTTTCACGTGGTACACTTTGTCACCCGAGGCTGACGTTTGTGCAAATGGAATAGAAAAAATGGTTAGAAATAAAATGAACAGGATGAACTTCCCTATCATTTTACGCATCTTTTTGTTCACCTCTTTCTCTACTTATAATTATACCTTCTTTACGTATGGTAG contains:
- the floA gene encoding flotillin-like protein FloA (flotillin-like protein involved in membrane lipid rafts) translates to MGAVAGGLLIPGLIIVGAIILLSVFFTLVPVTLWISALAAGVRVSIFTLIGMRLRRVIPSRVVNPLIKAHKAGLNVSINQLESHYLAGGNVDRVVNALIAAHRANIELSFERAAAIDLAGRDVLEAVQMSVNPKVIETPFIAGVAMNGIEVKAKARITVRANIDRLVGGAGEETVVARVGEGIVSTIGSSVDHAKVLENPDLISQTVLAKGLDSGTAFEILSIDIADVDIGKNIGAELQTEQAMADKNIAQAKAEERRAMAVANEQEMKAKVQEMRAKVVGAEAEVPLAMAEALRNGNIGIMDYMNYKNIQADTGMRDSISKIGGEQQPKPDTKKE
- a CDS encoding nodulation protein NfeD, whose protein sequence is MRKMIGKFILFILFLTIFSIPFAQTSASGDKVYHVKIDDAVEKGLYAYLKRSFKEAEDAGAKTIILEIDTLGGHTDAAGQIGQLMDNSDLEIIAYINYRAISAGALIALYSDKIYMSPNGVIGSSGVITADGNAANEKAQSMWKAEMINAAESKGRNSEFALAMADADFEMPKYRAGKGEFLTLTAKEAADPEVKYSDGTVSSFNELLKVTRLSDAEIISTKVSFAEGIARFITHPIVVPILLSIAGLGLVVELYSPGFGVPGTMAISSLALFFFGHLIAGLAGYETLILFGIGVILIILEIFLPGGIAGTLGAIAVVVSIILAGGNPMYMAYSVLVAIAVAVIGMVIIMKFFGKRLHLLNKMVLMDATDTESGYVSNVNRTELLGKKAKTITPLRPAGTIDLDGERIDVVSQGSYIDKGKHVIIVKVEGSRIVVRESEEKGENE